The DNA region AACAGGCTGGATTGGCCTGAGAAAGTCGGTAGTTAGCCGGATGGAAATCAAGGTCTTCAATAACAACGTTGAAAAAGCACTGAAAGTTGCCAAGAAGAAGCTCGCAGGCGAAGGTCTGTTTCGTGAGCTCAAGCGTCGCC from Candidatus Nitrospira nitrosa includes:
- the rpsU gene encoding 30S ribosomal protein S21, which encodes MEIKVFNNNVEKALKVAKKKLAGEGLFRELKRRRFYEKPSVRKKAKQREAQRRRQKWLSKRKPE